The following proteins come from a genomic window of Motilibacter peucedani:
- the ppk2 gene encoding polyphosphate kinase 2: MTQLALDPALHGLRVDDDDDDDPVLLRADGEPVDTWREGYPYDERLPRKDYEREKRLLQIELLKLQKWVKASGEKLVIAFEGRDAAGKGGTIKRFTEHLNPRGSQVVALEKPSERESTQWYFQRYIAHLPAAGEIVLFDRSWYTRAGVERVMGFCTPAEYAEFMRQAPELERMLVRSGIHLVKFWFSVSQAEQRTRFLIRQVDPVRQWKLSPMDLASLDKWDDYTEAKEAMFLHTDTDDAPWIVVKSNDKKRARLEAMRHVLDRFDYDGKDASVVGTPDPLIVGRGLQA; this comes from the coding sequence ATGACGCAGCTCGCGCTCGACCCGGCCCTGCACGGCCTGCGCGTCGACGACGACGATGACGACGACCCGGTGCTGCTGCGTGCCGACGGCGAGCCGGTCGACACCTGGCGCGAGGGATACCCCTACGACGAGCGGCTCCCGCGCAAGGACTACGAGCGCGAGAAGCGGCTGCTCCAGATCGAGCTGCTCAAGCTGCAGAAGTGGGTCAAGGCGAGCGGCGAGAAGCTGGTCATCGCCTTCGAGGGCCGCGACGCCGCGGGCAAGGGCGGCACGATCAAGCGGTTCACAGAGCACCTCAACCCGCGCGGCTCGCAGGTCGTGGCGCTGGAGAAGCCGAGCGAGCGCGAGAGCACGCAGTGGTACTTCCAGCGCTACATCGCCCACCTGCCGGCCGCCGGCGAGATCGTGCTGTTCGACCGCAGCTGGTACACCCGCGCCGGCGTCGAGCGCGTCATGGGCTTCTGCACGCCGGCGGAGTACGCCGAGTTCATGCGCCAGGCTCCCGAGCTCGAGCGCATGCTCGTGCGCTCGGGCATCCACCTGGTCAAGTTCTGGTTCTCGGTGTCGCAGGCCGAGCAGCGCACCCGCTTCCTCATCCGGCAGGTCGACCCGGTGCGCCAGTGGAAGCTCTCCCCGATGGACCTCGCCTCGCTCGACAAGTGGGACGACTACACCGAGGCCAAGGAGGCGATGTTCCTCCACACCGACACCGACGACGCGCCCTGGATCGTCGTCAAGAGCAACGACAAGAAGCGCGCTCGGCTCGAGGCGATGCGCCACGTGCTCGACCGCTTCGACTACGACGGCAAGGACGCCTCCGTCGTCGGCACCCCTGACCCGCTCATCGTGGGCCGGGGGCTCCAAGCCTGA
- a CDS encoding family 43 glycosylhydrolase yields the protein MGLRAALAVTATLALCAVGAATPAGAAPASRPSGPYVNPVLHGVADTFADPSVIRGKDGWWYAYGTSDPLREGEGTPHWLPIVRSKDLVRWTHVGDAFTATTLPSWADTAPGLGLWAPDIRYVDGEYRLYYVVTQTTVSPDRDDNAIGMATAPTPAGPWTDSGAPVVAPRGNGGPGNYLWTFDPDVVTDADGSQHIVYGSYYGGLWTAPLDPSGRRTTGPATQIAIDNKFEGAYLVHRSGWWYLFASTANCCAGPTTGYSVQVGRSRSITGPFVDAQGISLMASRTGGTPVLRQNGNRWIGTGHNALLTDLTGQDWIVYHAIDRGDPWLDEPGGINQRPMLMDRLDWVGGWPVVDGGAGPSDSRERPPVVVGNGSTDVSTGFSRWRGSAGWQVRSERDSGAYAVAPAPASLLFPTGSARARVEADVRGTATTALTVRAERGGWAVSARLVPSTSRLELVAGGRRTSVALPAGFAVEAWHSVVLQVKGTTAYADVSSARLGDPVATLTLPAAAPTGSGWYSGGVVGTAGSTVDNISALPIPSRPLELEPPLRLGRLDASRSDEFTGSAIDPSWTQEGGPVPATVSGGSLVWPTEAGDLVGPGDGGTSLLLRDVPGARWVVETKLTNDFGVDTVRNFQQGGLVVYAGPDEFVRLSNVAIFNTRQVEFGQERSFAGLLSWGGSIVGPPGATTWLRIASRASGSERLLTAYSSNDGATWVRGATWTLPLADPVRVGLLSQSGAGGLVSFDWFCVYR from the coding sequence ATGGGCCTCCGCGCGGCCTTGGCCGTCACCGCCACCCTCGCCCTCTGCGCCGTCGGCGCCGCCACCCCTGCTGGCGCCGCACCTGCCTCGCGCCCCTCGGGCCCCTACGTCAACCCCGTGCTGCACGGGGTGGCGGACACCTTCGCCGACCCCTCGGTGATCAGGGGCAAGGACGGCTGGTGGTACGCCTACGGCACCTCCGACCCGCTGCGCGAGGGCGAGGGGACCCCGCACTGGCTGCCGATCGTGCGGTCGAAGGACCTGGTGCGCTGGACCCACGTCGGCGACGCCTTCACCGCCACCACCCTGCCGTCGTGGGCGGACACGGCCCCGGGGCTCGGGCTGTGGGCGCCGGACATCCGCTACGTCGACGGCGAGTACCGCCTCTACTACGTCGTCACCCAGACGACCGTCAGCCCCGACCGCGACGACAACGCCATCGGCATGGCCACCGCGCCGACACCGGCCGGGCCGTGGACCGACTCCGGGGCACCGGTCGTGGCGCCGCGGGGCAACGGCGGGCCGGGCAACTACCTCTGGACGTTCGACCCCGACGTGGTCACCGACGCCGACGGCAGCCAGCACATCGTCTACGGCTCCTACTACGGCGGCCTCTGGACCGCGCCGCTCGACCCCTCGGGCCGGCGCACGACCGGGCCGGCGACCCAGATCGCCATCGACAACAAGTTCGAGGGCGCCTACCTCGTGCACCGCTCCGGCTGGTGGTACCTGTTCGCCTCCACCGCCAACTGCTGCGCCGGGCCGACCACCGGCTACAGCGTCCAGGTGGGGCGCTCGCGCAGCATCACCGGCCCCTTCGTCGACGCGCAGGGCATCTCGCTGATGGCCTCCCGCACGGGCGGCACGCCGGTGCTGCGCCAGAACGGCAACCGCTGGATCGGCACGGGGCACAACGCGCTGCTCACCGACCTCACCGGTCAGGACTGGATCGTCTACCACGCCATCGACCGCGGCGACCCGTGGCTCGACGAGCCGGGCGGCATCAACCAGCGGCCGATGCTCATGGACCGGCTCGACTGGGTCGGCGGCTGGCCGGTCGTCGACGGGGGCGCTGGGCCGAGCGACTCGAGGGAGCGGCCACCGGTCGTCGTGGGCAACGGGTCGACCGACGTCAGCACCGGGTTCTCGAGGTGGCGCGGCAGCGCCGGGTGGCAGGTGCGCTCGGAGCGCGACTCCGGTGCGTACGCGGTGGCGCCGGCCCCCGCGTCACTGCTGTTCCCCACGGGCAGCGCCCGGGCGCGCGTCGAGGCCGACGTGCGCGGCACCGCGACCACCGCGCTCACGGTGCGGGCCGAGCGCGGCGGCTGGGCCGTGTCTGCGCGGCTGGTGCCCTCGACGTCCCGCCTGGAGCTGGTCGCCGGCGGACGCAGGACCTCCGTCGCCCTCCCGGCCGGCTTCGCGGTGGAGGCGTGGCACTCGGTGGTGCTGCAGGTGAAGGGCACCACGGCGTACGCAGACGTGAGCAGTGCCCGCCTCGGCGACCCGGTCGCGACGCTGACCCTGCCCGCCGCTGCGCCGACTGGCTCCGGCTGGTACTCCGGCGGCGTCGTCGGCACGGCCGGCTCGACGGTCGACAACATCAGCGCCCTGCCGATCCCGTCGCGACCGCTCGAGCTCGAGCCGCCCCTGCGGCTCGGCAGGCTCGACGCCTCGCGCAGCGACGAGTTCACCGGCTCCGCGATCGACCCCTCGTGGACGCAGGAGGGCGGGCCGGTGCCCGCCACGGTCAGCGGCGGCTCGCTGGTGTGGCCGACCGAGGCCGGCGACCTCGTCGGTCCTGGCGACGGCGGCACCTCGCTGCTCCTGCGCGACGTGCCCGGCGCCCGGTGGGTCGTCGAGACCAAGCTCACCAACGACTTCGGGGTCGACACCGTCCGCAACTTCCAGCAGGGCGGCCTGGTGGTCTACGCAGGTCCGGACGAGTTCGTGCGCCTGTCGAACGTCGCGATCTTCAACACCCGGCAGGTCGAGTTCGGGCAGGAGCGCTCGTTCGCCGGGCTGCTGTCGTGGGGCGGCAGCATCGTCGGCCCGCCCGGGGCGACGACCTGGCTGCGCATCGCGTCGCGGGCGTCGGGCTCCGAGCGGCTGCTGACGGCGTACAGCAGCAACGACGGAGCGACGTGGGTGCGCGGCGCCACCTGGACGCTGCCGCTCGCGGACCCCGTACGCGTCGGCCTGCTCTCGCAGTCCGGCGCCGGTGGGCTGGTGAGCTTCGACTGGTTCTGCGTCTACCGCTGA
- a CDS encoding diguanylate cyclase: MSSLEARDGSSPSRHELPIAALRSLYGVVRAMSEARTLADALQTVCDGVVEGVGFEIAVLNVVDEDGSFETVAVSGSEQAREALLGSRHDRDTYDTEFSVAEAWGNLRFVPHDALPPDQLTGWVPDIEVSVDPTAWHPMDALFSPLYAADGTLIGMLSVDLPRDRRRPGPLQRELLEIFSTQAGIAIENARLIEQLRRNEEQLREQEESFRLAFDGAGVGMGMLVLTDDGSAVYERVNARLASLLGRSVDELQSGVALELVHPDDLEQELAVRRRLFELVRADPDARPLERRELRIARPGGDDTWVEVTTAVVAATAHSVRALDQVEDVTERRRVEIDLRRRARQDPLTGLPNRDTIERRLVKAVDRARRTGRTGAVLFCDLDGFKAVNDTYGHSTGDLVLVAVARRIAGEVRDSDVVARLGGDEFVVVAEDVSQQDALALAERIRTAVAQPVREGTVDVGVTVSIGLARITAEAEVAALLDLADSQMYRAKALGRNAASYAEEA; this comes from the coding sequence GTGAGCAGCCTCGAGGCGCGCGACGGCTCGTCGCCGAGCCGGCACGAGCTGCCGATCGCCGCGCTGCGCAGCCTCTACGGCGTCGTGCGCGCCATGAGCGAGGCGCGCACGCTGGCCGACGCGCTGCAGACGGTGTGCGACGGCGTCGTCGAGGGCGTCGGCTTCGAGATCGCGGTGCTCAACGTGGTCGACGAGGACGGCAGCTTCGAGACGGTGGCCGTCTCGGGCTCCGAGCAGGCGCGCGAGGCGCTGCTGGGCTCGCGCCACGACCGCGACACCTACGACACCGAGTTCTCCGTCGCCGAGGCGTGGGGCAACCTGCGCTTCGTGCCGCACGACGCGCTGCCGCCGGACCAGCTGACCGGCTGGGTGCCCGACATCGAGGTCTCGGTCGACCCGACCGCCTGGCACCCGATGGACGCGCTGTTCTCGCCCCTCTACGCCGCTGACGGCACGCTGATCGGCATGCTCTCGGTCGACCTGCCGCGCGACCGGCGGCGTCCCGGGCCGCTGCAGCGCGAGCTGCTCGAGATCTTCTCGACCCAGGCGGGCATCGCGATCGAGAACGCCCGGCTCATCGAGCAGCTGCGCCGCAACGAGGAGCAGCTGCGCGAGCAGGAGGAGTCGTTCCGGCTCGCCTTCGACGGCGCCGGGGTCGGCATGGGGATGCTGGTGCTCACCGACGACGGCTCGGCGGTCTACGAGCGCGTCAACGCGCGTCTCGCCAGCCTGCTCGGGCGCAGCGTCGACGAGCTGCAGTCGGGCGTCGCCCTCGAGCTGGTGCACCCCGACGACCTGGAGCAGGAGCTCGCCGTGCGCCGCCGGCTCTTCGAGCTGGTGCGGGCCGACCCCGACGCCCGCCCCCTGGAGCGCAGGGAGCTGCGCATCGCGCGCCCGGGCGGCGACGACACCTGGGTCGAGGTGACCACGGCGGTCGTCGCCGCCACGGCGCACTCGGTCCGAGCGCTCGACCAGGTCGAGGACGTCACCGAGCGGCGCCGGGTCGAGATCGACCTCCGCCGGCGCGCCCGCCAGGACCCGCTCACCGGGCTGCCCAACCGCGACACGATCGAGCGCCGGCTCGTCAAGGCCGTCGACCGCGCCCGGCGCACCGGACGCACCGGTGCGGTGCTGTTCTGCGACCTCGACGGCTTCAAGGCGGTCAACGACACCTACGGCCACTCGACCGGCGACCTGGTGCTCGTGGCGGTCGCGCGGCGCATCGCGGGAGAGGTGCGCGACAGCGACGTGGTGGCCCGGCTCGGCGGCGACGAGTTCGTCGTGGTCGCCGAGGACGTCTCGCAGCAGGACGCGCTCGCGCTCGCCGAGCGGATCCGCACTGCTGTGGCCCAGCCGGTGCGCGAGGGCACCGTCGACGTGGGGGTGACGGTGAGCATCGGGCTCGCCCGGATCACCGCTGAGGCCGAGGTCGCCGCCCTGCTCGACCTCGCGGACAGCCAGATGTACCGCGCGAAGGCGCTCGGGCGGAACGCGGCCTCCTACGCCGAGGAGGCGTAG
- a CDS encoding VWA domain-containing protein, whose amino-acid sequence MPSSFSLEAPGRLWALLGLVALVVAAAVLAARRRRGTDAYAVPALRASAAPRASAWPRRVLAAVFGVAVLVLTTGFARPSVEAKVGHQHAVVMIALDTSTSMEVDDVSPNRFAAAKETAKEFIRKLPSTIDVGLVGYNATAALVAAPTSDHEQVAAAVDTLTMKGGTAMGDALELSLDAALRDLASAGATKDDGSPPAARLVLLSDGGNTTGSPLESAIQDVADAQVAVSTIALGTESGEGKVFDGRQVTAPVDYSALQQVADGTGGTAYRAADADRLSQVYSDIGTQVVTRTERKDVSTAFAGAGLGLLALVAASSLIWSGRLL is encoded by the coding sequence GTGCCCTCCTCCTTCTCGCTCGAGGCGCCCGGCCGGCTCTGGGCGCTGCTCGGGCTCGTCGCGCTCGTGGTCGCGGCCGCCGTGCTGGCCGCGCGCCGGCGGCGCGGCACCGACGCGTACGCGGTGCCCGCCCTGCGCGCCTCCGCCGCGCCTCGCGCCTCCGCCTGGCCACGGCGCGTGCTGGCGGCGGTCTTCGGCGTGGCGGTGCTCGTGCTGACCACCGGGTTCGCGCGGCCCAGCGTCGAGGCGAAGGTCGGCCACCAGCACGCCGTCGTCATGATCGCGCTCGACACCTCGACCTCGATGGAGGTCGACGACGTGAGCCCCAACCGCTTCGCGGCGGCCAAGGAGACGGCCAAGGAGTTCATCCGCAAGCTGCCCTCGACGATCGACGTGGGCCTGGTCGGCTACAACGCCACCGCGGCGCTGGTCGCCGCGCCCACCTCCGACCACGAGCAGGTCGCGGCCGCCGTCGACACCCTGACGATGAAGGGCGGCACGGCGATGGGCGACGCGCTCGAGCTCTCGCTCGACGCCGCGCTGCGCGACCTCGCCTCCGCCGGGGCGACGAAGGACGACGGCAGCCCGCCCGCCGCCCGCCTCGTGCTGCTCTCCGACGGCGGCAACACCACCGGCAGCCCGCTCGAGTCCGCCATCCAGGACGTCGCCGACGCCCAGGTGGCCGTGTCGACGATCGCGCTCGGCACCGAGAGCGGCGAGGGCAAGGTCTTCGACGGCCGGCAGGTCACGGCCCCGGTCGACTACAGCGCGCTGCAGCAGGTGGCCGACGGCACGGGCGGCACCGCCTACCGGGCCGCCGACGCCGACCGGCTCTCGCAGGTCTACTCCGACATCGGCACGCAGGTGGTGACCCGCACCGAGCGCAAGGACGTCTCCACCGCCTTCGCCGGAGCCGGGCTCGGCCTGCTCGCCCTCGTCGCCGCGTCCTCGCTGATCTGGTCGGGCCGGCTGCTGTGA
- a CDS encoding AAA family ATPase translates to MSLHHPHERTETSDLLEQVVMEIKKVIVGQDRMVERMLVALLSRGHVLLEGVPGVAKTLAVETLGKVVGGTSARLQFTPDLVPSDIVGTRVYRPSQERFDTELGPVFANLVLADEINRAPAKVQSALLEVMAERQVSIGGTTYKLPNPFLVLATQNPIENEGVYTLPEAQRDRFLLKVDVPHPTMAEELEIVRRMSVAKPVAEQVMETEQLVAAQAEADRVFVHHAVAEYAVRLVMVTRDPVAWHAPDLAPLIANGASPRGSLGLVQGARALALLRGRPYVLPADVADLAVDVLSHRIVLTYDALADAVPARTVIERALSVVAQPVVAPAQSSLQHAADASVA, encoded by the coding sequence ATGAGCCTGCACCACCCCCACGAGCGGACCGAGACCAGCGACCTGCTCGAGCAGGTGGTCATGGAGATCAAGAAGGTCATCGTCGGCCAGGACCGCATGGTCGAGCGCATGCTCGTGGCGCTGCTCTCGCGCGGCCACGTGCTGCTCGAGGGCGTGCCCGGCGTCGCCAAAACGCTGGCCGTCGAGACGCTCGGCAAGGTCGTCGGCGGCACGTCCGCGCGCCTGCAGTTCACCCCCGACCTCGTGCCCTCCGACATCGTCGGCACCCGGGTCTACCGCCCCAGCCAGGAGCGCTTCGACACCGAGCTCGGCCCCGTCTTCGCCAACCTCGTGCTCGCCGACGAGATCAACCGGGCGCCCGCCAAGGTGCAGTCCGCGCTGCTCGAGGTGATGGCCGAGCGGCAGGTGTCCATCGGCGGCACGACGTACAAGCTGCCGAACCCGTTCCTCGTCCTGGCGACGCAGAACCCCATCGAGAACGAGGGCGTCTACACGCTCCCCGAGGCCCAGCGCGACCGCTTCCTGCTGAAGGTCGACGTGCCGCACCCGACCATGGCCGAGGAGCTCGAGATCGTGCGCCGGATGTCGGTGGCCAAGCCGGTCGCCGAGCAGGTCATGGAGACCGAGCAGCTGGTCGCCGCGCAGGCCGAGGCCGACCGCGTCTTCGTGCACCACGCCGTCGCCGAGTACGCCGTGCGCCTGGTCATGGTCACCCGCGACCCCGTCGCGTGGCACGCGCCCGACCTCGCGCCGCTCATCGCCAACGGCGCCTCGCCGCGCGGCTCGCTCGGCCTGGTGCAGGGCGCGCGGGCGCTGGCGCTGCTGCGCGGACGCCCCTACGTCCTGCCCGCCGACGTCGCCGACCTGGCCGTCGACGTGCTCTCGCACCGCATCGTGCTGACCTACGACGCCCTCGCCGACGCGGTGCCGGCCCGCACGGTCATCGAGCGCGCGCTCTCGGTCGTCGCGCAGCCGGTGGTGGCCCCCGCGCAGAGCTCGCTGCAGCACGCCGCGGACGCCTCGGTCGCATGA
- a CDS encoding DUF58 domain-containing protein: MSPTLPPPPLVAPSTVKRLSLQVARRLDGLLQGEHLGHRLGLGSEPADARAYVPGDDVRRIDWAVTARTSETHVRTTIAERELESMLVVDLSASMSFGTATAEKREVAIAVAAAFLHLAKGPGDRTGALLIGEDGLHSLPPRGGALGAYSTLSALLRQPRATTAGAGAPDLAAGLRAAAVRQRRRGLVVVVSDLLDPVESWHRPLRHLTARNDVIVAQLVDRRERELPDVGVLRLVDPDSGREVELATNARTRARYAEAAAARLAAQAAAVRDAGASHLVVRTEDDWLPQLARHLVRRRRVGLAPTTRRT; the protein is encoded by the coding sequence ATGAGCCCCACGCTGCCCCCGCCGCCGCTGGTGGCGCCCTCGACCGTCAAGCGGCTCTCGCTGCAGGTCGCGCGCCGCCTCGACGGGCTGCTGCAGGGCGAGCACCTCGGCCACCGGCTGGGGCTCGGCAGCGAGCCGGCCGACGCTCGGGCCTACGTGCCCGGCGACGACGTGCGGCGCATCGACTGGGCGGTCACCGCGCGCACGTCGGAGACCCACGTGCGCACGACGATCGCCGAGCGCGAGCTCGAGTCGATGCTGGTCGTCGACCTGTCGGCCTCGATGTCGTTCGGCACCGCGACCGCCGAGAAGCGCGAGGTGGCCATCGCGGTGGCCGCGGCCTTCCTCCACCTGGCGAAGGGACCGGGCGACCGCACGGGCGCGCTGCTGATCGGCGAGGACGGGCTGCACTCCCTGCCGCCGCGCGGAGGGGCGCTGGGCGCCTACTCCACCCTGAGCGCGCTGCTGCGCCAGCCGCGCGCGACGACGGCCGGCGCGGGAGCGCCCGACCTCGCAGCAGGGCTCCGCGCCGCCGCGGTGCGCCAGCGCCGGAGAGGGCTCGTGGTCGTGGTCAGCGACCTGCTCGACCCGGTCGAGTCGTGGCACCGGCCGCTGCGCCACCTCACCGCCCGCAACGACGTGATCGTCGCCCAGCTCGTCGACCGGCGGGAGCGCGAGCTGCCCGACGTCGGCGTGCTGCGCCTGGTCGACCCCGACTCCGGCCGCGAGGTCGAGCTCGCCACCAACGCCCGCACGCGGGCGAGGTACGCAGAGGCCGCCGCAGCGCGGCTCGCGGCCCAGGCCGCCGCCGTGCGCGACGCCGGTGCGTCGCACCTCGTGGTGCGCACCGAGGACGACTGGCTGCCGCAGCTCGCCCGCCACCTCGTACGCCGCCGTCGCGTCGGTCTCGCACCCACCACCCGGAGGACCTGA
- a CDS encoding VWA domain-containing protein, which translates to MHGLAFDHPGRLLLLALVVVLGVAYALLQRRRSRDAVVLPGLSALMASLPKLGWRRHVVAAAMLVSLAGATAAFAAPTAEVKVARERATVVVALDVSLSMAATDVSPDRLSAAKSAASQFVSGLPARFNVGLVAFSGVADTVVAPTQDHQKVEDAIATLQLGNGTAIGDAVASSLDAIAAVPGARGTAAAPARVVLLSDGANTTGRTLPDVEQQALAAGVPVSTIAYGTPDGIVRVQDGFVRVPVDGPALAELADVTHGQAYQAASGKELEGVYDDIGSQVGYTTERHGVAAGATGLALLAALAAGAAALAWSPRTI; encoded by the coding sequence ATGCACGGCCTCGCCTTCGACCACCCAGGGCGTCTGCTGCTGCTGGCGCTCGTGGTGGTGCTCGGGGTCGCCTACGCGCTGCTGCAGCGGCGCCGCTCGCGCGATGCCGTGGTGCTGCCCGGTCTCAGCGCGCTGATGGCCTCGCTGCCCAAGCTGGGCTGGCGGCGCCACGTCGTGGCCGCCGCCATGCTCGTCTCGCTCGCGGGCGCCACCGCTGCCTTCGCCGCCCCGACCGCCGAGGTGAAGGTCGCGCGCGAGCGGGCGACCGTCGTCGTCGCCCTCGACGTCTCGCTCTCCATGGCCGCGACCGACGTGAGCCCCGACCGTCTCAGCGCCGCGAAGTCGGCCGCGTCGCAGTTCGTCTCCGGGCTGCCGGCCCGCTTCAACGTCGGGCTGGTCGCCTTCAGCGGCGTGGCCGACACCGTCGTCGCACCCACCCAGGACCACCAGAAGGTCGAGGACGCGATCGCGACGCTGCAGCTCGGCAACGGCACCGCGATCGGTGACGCGGTCGCCTCGTCGCTCGACGCCATCGCCGCGGTGCCGGGTGCGCGCGGGACCGCCGCGGCGCCCGCCCGGGTCGTGCTGCTCTCCGACGGCGCCAACACGACCGGGCGCACGCTGCCCGACGTCGAGCAGCAGGCGCTGGCCGCAGGCGTACCCGTCTCGACGATCGCCTACGGCACCCCGGACGGCATCGTGCGGGTGCAGGACGGCTTCGTCCGCGTGCCGGTCGACGGTCCGGCGCTCGCCGAGCTCGCCGACGTGACGCACGGGCAGGCGTACCAGGCCGCCAGCGGCAAGGAGCTCGAGGGCGTCTACGACGACATCGGCAGCCAGGTCGGCTACACCACCGAGCGGCACGGCGTGGCCGCGGGCGCGACGGGTCTCGCGCTGCTGGCCGCGCTGGCGGCAGGCGCGGCGGCCCTGGCGTGGAGCCCGCGGACGATCTGA
- a CDS encoding class I SAM-dependent methyltransferase — MELVEWDARVYDSLPLPHEHWGRAVVERLALTGDETVLDIGCGSGRDAGLLLERLPRGQVVAVDGSVHMLEQLRATIGDDPRVTAVQSDLRQPFTLDEPADAAISVATLHWVPDIDVVFRSLAACLRPGGRFVAECGGRGNIAAFQHALAEVTGSSDSDMWEFRDVDQTRDSLLTAGFVDVEVRLVEDPARLERGEQLDTFVATVLLAAHLHDLPPAERRPFVQAVTARMPEPVVDYVRLQLEATRA, encoded by the coding sequence ATGGAGCTGGTCGAGTGGGACGCGCGCGTCTACGACTCGCTGCCGCTGCCGCACGAGCACTGGGGCCGCGCGGTGGTCGAGCGCCTGGCGCTCACCGGTGACGAGACGGTCCTCGACATCGGCTGCGGCTCCGGCCGCGACGCCGGGCTGCTGCTCGAGCGGCTGCCGCGCGGGCAGGTCGTGGCGGTCGACGGCTCGGTGCACATGCTCGAGCAGCTGCGGGCCACGATCGGCGACGACCCGCGGGTGACCGCCGTGCAGTCGGACCTGCGTCAGCCCTTCACCCTCGACGAGCCGGCCGACGCCGCCATCAGCGTCGCGACCCTGCACTGGGTGCCCGACATCGACGTCGTCTTCCGCAGCCTGGCCGCCTGCTTGCGCCCGGGCGGCCGGTTCGTCGCCGAGTGCGGCGGGCGCGGCAACATCGCCGCCTTCCAGCACGCGCTGGCCGAGGTCACCGGCAGCAGCGACAGCGACATGTGGGAGTTCCGCGACGTCGACCAGACGCGCGACAGCCTGCTGACCGCCGGCTTCGTCGACGTCGAGGTCCGCCTGGTCGAGGACCCCGCACGCCTGGAGCGCGGCGAGCAGCTCGACACCTTCGTCGCGACGGTCCTGCTCGCCGCCCACCTGCACGACCTGCCGCCCGCTGAGCGACGGCCGTTCGTGCAGGCGGTCACCGCGCGGATGCCCGAGCCGGTGGTCGACTACGTGCGCCTCCAGCTCGAGGCGACCCGCGCCTGA
- the orn gene encoding oligoribonuclease, which produces MSERLVWIDCEMTGLDLGRDALVEIAALVTDSDLTILGDGVDVVIRPPDGVLEHMPDVVREMHTASGLLDELEGGVTLADAEAQVLAYLREHVPDARKAPLAGNSVSTDRGFIARDMPALDAFMHYRIVDVSSIKELARRWYPRAYFNSPKKAGGHRALADIHESINELRYYREAVFVPQPGPDTDTTRAIAAKYEAPAQPTSG; this is translated from the coding sequence ATGTCCGAGCGGCTTGTGTGGATCGACTGCGAGATGACCGGTCTCGACCTGGGGCGCGACGCCCTCGTCGAGATCGCGGCCCTCGTCACCGACAGCGACCTGACGATCCTGGGCGACGGCGTCGACGTCGTCATCCGGCCGCCCGACGGCGTGCTCGAGCACATGCCCGACGTGGTCCGCGAGATGCACACCGCCTCCGGCCTCCTCGACGAGCTCGAGGGCGGCGTGACCCTCGCCGACGCCGAGGCCCAGGTGCTCGCCTACCTGCGCGAGCACGTCCCCGACGCGCGCAAGGCGCCGCTGGCCGGCAACTCGGTGAGCACCGACCGCGGCTTCATCGCCCGCGACATGCCGGCGCTCGACGCCTTCATGCACTACCGCATCGTCGACGTGTCGAGCATCAAGGAGCTCGCGCGCCGGTGGTACCCCCGCGCCTACTTCAACTCGCCGAAGAAGGCCGGCGGCCACCGCGCGCTCGCCGACATCCACGAGAGCATCAACGAGCTGCGCTACTACCGCGAGGCCGTGTTCGTCCCCCAGCCCGGGCCCGACACCGACACCACGCGGGCCATCGCGGCGAAGTACGAGGCACCCGCGCAGCCGACGTCCGGCTGA